The Flexivirga oryzae genome has a segment encoding these proteins:
- a CDS encoding MmcQ/YjbR family DNA-binding protein, translated as MATWDDVRAIVADLPEVDTKVSWGHLMWRVKGKGFVWERPLHKKDIADLGGNAPEGEILGVRVPDEGVKQAFIADDPSIYFTIPHFDGYPAVLVRLDEIGVDELTEVVVEAWLDRAPKKLAAAYLEDHPIAD; from the coding sequence ATGGCGACCTGGGACGACGTGCGGGCGATCGTGGCGGACCTGCCGGAAGTGGACACCAAGGTGTCGTGGGGTCATCTCATGTGGCGGGTGAAGGGCAAGGGCTTCGTCTGGGAGCGGCCACTGCACAAGAAGGACATCGCCGACCTCGGCGGGAACGCCCCCGAGGGCGAGATCCTCGGAGTGCGGGTGCCCGACGAAGGCGTGAAACAGGCCTTCATCGCTGACGATCCGAGCATCTACTTCACGATCCCGCACTTCGACGGTTACCCCGCGGTGCTCGTGCGGCTGGACGAGATCGGGGTCGACGAGCTCACCGAGGTGGTCGTCGAGGCGTGGCTCGACCGGGCGCCGAAGAAGCTCGCCGCGGCATACCTCGAGGACCACCCGATCGCGGACTGA
- a CDS encoding zinc-dependent alcohol dehydrogenase, whose amino-acid sequence MTRELTYVTRGRLEWRERADPQLQAPTDVLVRPFVAGRCDGDVLPLHHSVSRPMQAGVKLHLIDPVIADITGAVPFHGPFGIGHECIAQVTATGDEVRDLRVGDAVVVPWSVSCGDCRECRRGITAKCSTARALSPGKALAAFGFGPSCGAWGGVVTDSLRVPFADRMLVRLPDGLDPLRVAAAADNLSDAWRSVAPPLDGTPDASVLVIGGGSRSIGLYAAGLAVALGAARVDYVDDDPDRLAIAEGLGAAVLEVSRRRWTSVSPAIGTTYDVAVEASSTEQGLRDALRALGPGGVCTATGYYVGTGTRVPVMDMYATSATLHAGVSNVRPRLPELLDFVARTGFAAEQVTSTLLPWEDAPAGYAARTTKLVLHREPLDLSA is encoded by the coding sequence ATGACGCGCGAACTCACCTACGTCACACGCGGCCGGCTCGAGTGGCGCGAGCGGGCCGATCCGCAGCTGCAGGCGCCCACCGACGTGCTGGTGCGCCCGTTCGTGGCAGGGCGTTGCGACGGTGACGTGCTGCCCCTGCACCACTCGGTGTCCCGGCCGATGCAGGCAGGTGTGAAGCTGCATCTCATAGACCCGGTCATCGCCGACATCACCGGCGCCGTCCCCTTCCACGGGCCGTTCGGCATCGGGCACGAGTGCATCGCTCAGGTCACCGCGACCGGCGACGAGGTCCGCGACCTCCGCGTGGGCGATGCGGTGGTCGTGCCGTGGTCCGTCTCGTGCGGCGACTGCCGGGAGTGCCGCCGCGGCATCACCGCGAAGTGTTCGACCGCTCGAGCCCTCAGCCCCGGAAAGGCGTTGGCAGCCTTCGGTTTCGGACCGTCGTGCGGCGCCTGGGGTGGTGTCGTCACCGACTCGCTCCGCGTGCCGTTCGCCGACCGGATGCTCGTGCGACTCCCTGACGGCCTCGACCCGTTGCGCGTCGCAGCCGCGGCCGACAACCTCAGCGACGCGTGGCGCTCGGTCGCTCCCCCACTGGACGGCACCCCGGATGCGTCGGTGCTGGTCATCGGCGGCGGCTCGCGCAGTATCGGTCTGTATGCCGCCGGTCTCGCCGTCGCACTGGGTGCTGCTCGGGTCGACTACGTCGACGACGACCCCGACCGGCTGGCCATCGCGGAAGGGCTCGGCGCCGCCGTGCTGGAGGTGTCCCGGCGTCGATGGACCTCCGTCTCGCCCGCGATCGGCACGACCTACGACGTGGCGGTGGAGGCCTCGTCGACCGAGCAGGGTCTGCGGGACGCGCTGCGCGCGCTCGGGCCGGGAGGGGTGTGCACGGCGACCGGCTACTACGTCGGCACCGGCACCAGGGTGCCGGTGATGGACATGTACGCGACGAGCGCGACCCTGCACGCCGGCGTCTCCAACGTGCGCCCTCGGCTACCGGAACTCCTCGACTTCGTGGCGCGCACCGGGTTCGCCGCAGAGCAGGTCACCAGCACGCTGCTGCCCTGGGAGGACGCACCCGCCGGGTATGCCGCACGCACGACGAAGCTGGTGCTGCACCGCGAGCCGCTCGACCTGTCCGCCTGA
- a CDS encoding DNA gyrase subunit B yields the protein MTASPSTTSKSEYTARHLQVLEGLEAVRKRPGMYIGSTDGRGLMHCLWEIIDNAVDEALAGRGNHVLITLYADGSVAIADQGAGIPVDIEPRTGLTGVEVVFTKLHAGGKFGGGSYAASGGLHGVGASVVNAVSSRLDVEVDRHGNTYAMSFRRGEPGIFDDPKSGPGPDSPFEPFTAGSELRIIGKTKRGVTGTRIRYWTDHQIFLKNARFDYDQLISRARQTSFLVPGLTLVVRDERGLPDTPGADGPHEEVFLHEGGISEFTEFLAPDPSVTDVWRLEGESTFTETVPVLDHQGHMTPTEVERVCGVDVAVRWGTGYDQRMKSFVNVIDTPHGGTHVAGFEQALLKVFRKQLEANARRLKVGNDKVEKDDILAGLTAVVTVRLAEPQFEGQTKEVLGTSAVRQIVSKVVERELTARLTSTKREFKTQSSQLQEKVVAEMKARIHARVQKETLRRKSALESSSLPGKLKDCRSNNTDHTELFIVEGDSALGTGMAARNSEFQALLPIRGKILNVQKASIGDMLKNAECASIIQVVGAGSGRTFDLEMARYGKIILMTDADVDGAHIRTLLLTLFFRYMRPLVDAGRVFAAVPPLHRIETTAQGRAKGEVVYTYSEQQMRQVMAQFQKKGRTVKQPQRYKGLGEMDAHQLAETTMDPRHRTLRRVTLKDAENSERVFDLLMGSDVAPRKDFIVESAKELDRERIDA from the coding sequence GTGACCGCAAGCCCGTCCACCACGTCCAAGAGCGAATACACCGCACGCCACCTGCAGGTGCTCGAAGGCCTGGAGGCGGTCCGCAAGCGACCCGGCATGTACATCGGCTCGACCGACGGCCGCGGCCTGATGCACTGCCTCTGGGAGATCATCGACAACGCGGTGGACGAGGCGCTCGCCGGGCGCGGCAACCACGTCCTGATCACCCTCTATGCGGACGGCTCGGTCGCGATCGCCGACCAGGGCGCCGGCATACCCGTCGACATCGAGCCGCGCACCGGTCTCACCGGCGTCGAGGTCGTCTTCACCAAGCTGCACGCCGGCGGCAAGTTCGGCGGTGGGTCGTATGCCGCCTCCGGTGGCCTGCACGGCGTCGGGGCCTCCGTGGTCAACGCGGTCTCCAGCCGCCTCGACGTCGAGGTGGACCGGCACGGCAATACCTACGCGATGAGCTTCCGCCGTGGCGAGCCCGGCATCTTCGACGACCCGAAGTCCGGTCCCGGCCCGGACTCCCCGTTCGAGCCGTTCACCGCGGGCAGTGAACTGCGCATCATCGGCAAGACCAAACGCGGCGTCACCGGCACCCGGATCCGGTACTGGACCGACCACCAGATCTTCCTGAAGAACGCCAGGTTCGACTACGACCAGCTGATCTCACGGGCCCGGCAGACGTCGTTCCTGGTGCCCGGCCTGACCCTCGTGGTCCGCGACGAGCGCGGCCTGCCGGACACCCCCGGCGCCGACGGCCCGCACGAGGAGGTCTTCCTGCACGAGGGCGGCATCTCGGAGTTCACCGAGTTCCTGGCGCCCGACCCGTCGGTCACCGACGTGTGGCGCCTGGAGGGCGAGTCGACGTTCACCGAGACCGTGCCGGTGCTCGATCACCAGGGCCACATGACCCCGACCGAGGTGGAGCGCGTCTGCGGCGTCGACGTCGCGGTGCGGTGGGGCACCGGCTACGACCAGCGGATGAAGTCCTTCGTCAACGTCATCGACACCCCCCACGGCGGCACGCACGTCGCCGGTTTCGAGCAGGCGCTGCTCAAGGTCTTCCGCAAGCAGTTGGAGGCCAACGCCCGCCGGCTGAAGGTCGGCAACGACAAGGTCGAGAAGGACGACATCCTGGCCGGGTTGACCGCCGTGGTGACGGTACGGCTGGCCGAACCGCAGTTCGAGGGGCAGACCAAGGAGGTGCTGGGCACGTCGGCGGTCCGGCAGATCGTCAGCAAGGTGGTCGAGCGCGAGCTCACCGCCCGCCTGACCTCGACCAAGCGCGAGTTCAAGACGCAGTCGTCCCAGCTGCAGGAGAAGGTCGTCGCGGAGATGAAGGCGCGCATCCACGCGCGCGTCCAGAAGGAGACGCTGCGTCGCAAGAGCGCGCTCGAATCCTCCTCGCTGCCGGGCAAGTTGAAGGACTGCCGGTCCAACAACACCGACCACACCGAGCTGTTCATCGTCGAGGGGGACAGCGCCCTCGGCACCGGTATGGCGGCGCGCAACTCCGAGTTCCAGGCGCTGCTGCCGATCCGCGGCAAGATCCTCAACGTGCAGAAGGCGTCCATCGGGGACATGCTCAAGAACGCCGAGTGCGCGTCGATCATCCAGGTCGTCGGCGCCGGGTCGGGGCGCACCTTCGACCTGGAGATGGCGCGCTACGGCAAGATCATCCTGATGACCGACGCCGACGTCGACGGCGCGCACATCCGCACGCTGCTGCTGACGCTGTTCTTCCGCTACATGCGCCCGCTGGTCGACGCGGGCCGGGTCTTCGCGGCCGTGCCGCCGCTGCACCGCATCGAGACCACGGCGCAGGGGCGGGCCAAGGGCGAGGTCGTCTACACCTACTCCGAGCAGCAGATGCGGCAGGTGATGGCGCAGTTCCAGAAGAAGGGCCGCACCGTCAAGCAGCCGCAGCGCTACAAGGGACTCGGTGAGATGGACGCCCACCAGCTGGCCGAGACCACCATGGACCCGCGGCACCGGACCCTGCGCCGGGTGACGCTGAAGGACGCCGAGAACTCCGAGCGGGTCTTCGACCTGCTGATGGGCAGCGACGTGGCACCGCGCAAGGACTTCATCGTCGAGTCCGCCAAGGAGCTGGACCGCGAGCGCATCGACGCCTGA
- a CDS encoding MFS transporter: protein MKALLRRILSDDPLIRAMSYQSVLSAFGEGAFLTGSAVFFTQIVGLSAAQVGLGLTIAGIATFLVAVPLGKLADLVGTRRTWIIGAFCEALLFAGWLLIGDFAGYVAVTIALQLVQTWMRAGRNAYRFDVFPRETRVRSLAYMRASRNVGYTLGALASGLALAADDDTLVRAVPLLTAVVLLANTAWVTRLPRVAPHAGGAPEDAPAPGAGKRRSALHNRGFLLTSICDGVLGTHGVLLNTVIPLWLVERTDAPRVLLAWLFGTNTVMAVFLQVVAARGVDDPRTSLRAERRGALCFVLSCAIVAVTHDTAGWLTIALVWLGHVTVTGTELFQSAGQWGLQAELSDPRRRGEYQGVAQLGYTLGTVWAPAAYTFLAMDWGPSGWLVIAVVVVAAAIVIHPAARSAERYLAREERPPAPLRPNVTRL from the coding sequence GTGAAAGCACTGCTGCGCCGCATCCTGTCCGACGATCCGCTGATCCGGGCGATGTCCTACCAGTCGGTGCTGTCCGCCTTCGGGGAGGGCGCCTTCCTCACCGGCTCGGCCGTGTTCTTCACCCAGATCGTCGGACTCAGCGCGGCGCAGGTCGGCCTCGGCCTGACCATCGCCGGGATCGCGACCTTCCTGGTCGCCGTGCCGCTGGGCAAACTCGCCGACCTGGTCGGGACCCGCCGCACCTGGATCATCGGCGCCTTCTGCGAGGCACTGCTCTTCGCCGGCTGGCTGCTCATCGGCGACTTCGCCGGGTATGTCGCCGTCACCATCGCGCTGCAGCTCGTCCAGACCTGGATGCGCGCCGGGCGCAACGCCTACCGCTTCGACGTCTTCCCCCGGGAGACGCGCGTCCGCTCGCTGGCCTACATGCGGGCCTCGCGCAACGTGGGCTACACCCTCGGCGCCCTGGCCAGCGGGCTCGCGCTCGCTGCCGACGACGACACCCTGGTGCGCGCGGTGCCGCTGCTGACCGCGGTGGTGCTGCTGGCCAACACCGCGTGGGTCACCCGGCTGCCACGCGTCGCACCGCACGCGGGGGGCGCGCCGGAGGACGCCCCGGCACCCGGCGCCGGGAAACGCCGCAGCGCGCTGCACAACCGCGGGTTCCTGCTCACCAGCATCTGCGACGGCGTGCTCGGCACCCACGGTGTGCTGCTCAACACCGTCATCCCGCTGTGGCTCGTCGAGCGGACCGACGCGCCGCGCGTCCTGCTCGCCTGGCTGTTCGGCACCAACACGGTGATGGCGGTGTTCCTGCAGGTCGTCGCCGCCCGCGGGGTCGACGACCCCCGTACCTCGCTGCGCGCGGAACGACGCGGAGCGCTGTGCTTCGTGCTGTCCTGCGCGATCGTCGCCGTCACCCACGACACGGCCGGCTGGCTCACGATCGCCCTGGTCTGGCTGGGCCACGTGACTGTCACCGGCACCGAGCTGTTCCAGTCGGCCGGCCAGTGGGGGCTACAGGCCGAGCTGTCCGATCCGCGCCGCCGCGGGGAGTACCAGGGCGTCGCGCAGCTGGGGTACACGCTGGGCACGGTCTGGGCGCCCGCCGCCTACACGTTCCTGGCGATGGACTGGGGCCCCTCCGGCTGGCTGGTCATCGCCGTGGTCGTGGTCGCCGCCGCGATCGTCATACATCCGGCCGCGCGCAGCGCGGAGCGCTATCTGGCCCGCGAGGAACGCCCGCCCGCGCCGCTTCGTCCCAACGTCACAAGATTGTGA
- a CDS encoding DUF7455 domain-containing protein yields the protein MKIVTTAVAQTLTASDRCDRCGAQAFIRARLGSGQDLLFCAHHGREHLDKLREIAEEVIDETDRLHSEPTIEV from the coding sequence ATGAAGATCGTGACTACAGCAGTTGCCCAAACCTTGACCGCGTCCGATCGCTGCGACCGCTGTGGCGCCCAGGCATTCATCCGCGCTCGTCTCGGCTCCGGCCAGGATCTGCTCTTCTGCGCCCACCACGGCCGCGAGCACCTGGACAAGCTGCGCGAGATCGCCGAAGAAGTGATCGACGAGACCGATCGCCTGCACAGCGAGCCGACGATCGAGGTCTGA
- a CDS encoding DUF456 domain-containing protein — translation MDAVTVLAGLMIVVGILGLIIPVLPGLLLCLAGVLLWAWHVGSALSWTIFGCCVAVAAVGWVVQFLVPNKRLKEAGVPGVAKLAGVAGAAIGFFVIPYVGLFVGFPVGVFAAEQVRLRDSGRAWTSTKAAVKAVLTSIGIELAAAVLVSWIWVVGVVLS, via the coding sequence GTGGACGCTGTGACGGTGCTGGCCGGCCTGATGATCGTGGTGGGCATCCTCGGGCTGATCATCCCGGTGCTGCCGGGGCTGTTGCTGTGCCTCGCGGGCGTGCTGCTGTGGGCCTGGCACGTGGGCAGCGCCCTGTCCTGGACGATCTTCGGCTGCTGCGTGGCGGTCGCCGCGGTGGGCTGGGTGGTGCAGTTCCTGGTGCCGAACAAGCGCCTGAAGGAGGCGGGCGTGCCGGGGGTCGCCAAGCTCGCCGGCGTCGCGGGCGCCGCCATCGGCTTCTTCGTCATCCCGTATGTCGGACTGTTCGTCGGGTTCCCGGTCGGGGTCTTCGCGGCGGAGCAGGTGCGGCTGCGTGACTCGGGGCGGGCCTGGACGTCGACGAAGGCAGCGGTGAAGGCGGTGCTCACCAGCATCGGCATCGAGCTCGCGGCGGCCGTGCTGGTCTCGTGGATCTGGGTCGTGGGGGTCGTGCTCAGCTGA
- a CDS encoding DUF3040 domain-containing protein: MPLSEHEQRLLDQMEQALKVEDPKFASHMVAHPGRSRLRRRIAVGVCGLVVGLGLVIVGMAITQIWLGVVGFVVMVAGAAYAFKPASLRDFGTVQDDGSVSAAHPKRQSRNNGSFMQRLEERWDRRRGQGW; this comes from the coding sequence GTGCCGCTTTCGGAGCACGAGCAGCGCCTACTCGACCAGATGGAGCAGGCGCTCAAGGTGGAGGACCCCAAGTTTGCGTCGCACATGGTCGCCCATCCGGGTCGAAGCCGCCTGCGGCGTCGTATCGCGGTCGGCGTGTGTGGCCTCGTCGTAGGCCTCGGACTCGTCATCGTCGGCATGGCGATCACGCAGATCTGGTTGGGCGTGGTGGGCTTCGTGGTGATGGTCGCCGGTGCGGCCTACGCCTTCAAACCCGCGAGCCTGCGCGACTTCGGCACGGTTCAGGACGACGGGTCGGTCAGCGCGGCACACCCGAAGCGGCAGTCACGCAACAACGGCAGCTTCATGCAGCGCCTCGAGGAGCGCTGGGACCGCCGCCGCGGCCAGGGTTGGTGA
- a CDS encoding SAV_6107 family HEPN domain-containing protein encodes MSAHPVSPAPVAATVLDLVDRTRIGLLQACHAETAEERYRLAHLAALRAAAAVLAADARRTPRSGPRNVWAVLPGVAPELAEWADFFAGTARRRGQVETGALLLSTREADDLVRQVEAFLELVLAHLGLPMVESFTACVAPTNAG; translated from the coding sequence ATGTCAGCTCACCCCGTCTCGCCCGCGCCGGTCGCGGCCACCGTGCTCGACCTGGTCGACCGCACGCGGATCGGCCTGCTGCAGGCCTGTCATGCCGAGACGGCCGAGGAGCGCTACCGGCTCGCGCACCTCGCCGCGCTGCGGGCCGCTGCCGCGGTCCTCGCGGCAGACGCGCGACGCACTCCCCGCTCCGGGCCACGCAACGTGTGGGCCGTGCTGCCCGGTGTCGCTCCCGAGCTCGCCGAGTGGGCGGACTTCTTCGCCGGCACCGCGCGACGGCGCGGCCAGGTGGAGACCGGTGCGCTGCTGCTGTCCACGCGGGAGGCCGACGACCTGGTCCGGCAGGTGGAGGCGTTCCTCGAGCTGGTGCTGGCGCACCTCGGGCTGCCGATGGTCGAGTCGTTCACCGCCTGTGTCGCACCGACCAACGCCGGGTGA
- a CDS encoding methylenetetrahydrofolate reductase, whose translation MTTRPIPELLAEEGPSFSFEFMPPRSERAEAVLWNSVRRLEQLHPTFVSVTYGAGGSTRDRTVRITGRIEQETTLRTMAHLTCVGSSVSELRRVVGEYAAVGIRNVLALRGDPPGGPSSVWEAHPEGLDHADQLVALVRSLGDFTVGVAAFPDKHPESTSLEQDADSLVRKAEAGAAFAITQMITDVDAYLRLRDLLDRRGCTMPVIPGLLPVTAPGQLQRLTELNGQPLAQDVVRRIADAGDDPVAVRREGIAICTEHSQRLLREGAPGLHFMTMNKSTATLEVFANLRQVSLV comes from the coding sequence ATGACGACGCGCCCCATCCCGGAGCTGCTGGCGGAGGAAGGCCCGTCCTTCAGCTTCGAGTTCATGCCGCCGCGAAGCGAGCGCGCGGAGGCCGTGCTCTGGAACTCCGTGCGGCGATTGGAGCAGTTGCACCCGACCTTCGTGTCGGTGACGTACGGCGCGGGCGGTTCGACGCGCGACCGCACGGTGCGCATCACCGGGCGGATCGAGCAGGAGACGACCCTGCGCACCATGGCGCACCTGACCTGCGTCGGCTCGTCGGTGTCGGAGCTGCGCCGGGTCGTGGGGGAGTATGCCGCCGTCGGCATCCGCAACGTCCTGGCCCTGCGCGGCGACCCGCCCGGTGGCCCGTCGTCGGTGTGGGAGGCGCACCCGGAGGGCCTCGACCACGCGGACCAGCTGGTGGCGCTCGTGCGATCGCTCGGCGACTTCACGGTGGGCGTGGCGGCGTTCCCGGACAAGCACCCGGAGTCCACCTCCCTCGAGCAGGACGCCGACAGCCTGGTGCGCAAGGCGGAGGCGGGTGCGGCGTTCGCGATCACCCAGATGATCACCGACGTGGACGCCTATCTGCGGTTGCGGGACCTGCTGGACCGGCGCGGCTGCACCATGCCCGTGATCCCGGGGTTGCTGCCGGTCACCGCGCCGGGGCAGCTGCAACGGCTCACCGAGCTCAACGGGCAGCCGCTGGCGCAGGACGTGGTCCGGCGCATCGCGGACGCCGGTGACGACCCCGTGGCTGTGCGCCGGGAGGGCATCGCCATCTGCACCGAGCACTCGCAGCGGCTGCTGCGGGAGGGTGCTCCCGGACTGCACTTCATGACGATGAACAAGTCGACGGCGACCCTGGAGGTCTTCGCCAACCTCCGGCAGGTGAGCCTGGTCTGA
- a CDS encoding polyprenyl synthetase family protein: MPTADLEDLRSRIQHALDQERRTQEAILAPLGPEMTDLLDAVFALLKGGKRLRAGFFYWGYRAAGGPDSDALVRAAMSLEVFQAAALLHDDVMDDSDVRRGMPSAHRRLAAVHRERGLAGDADRFGVAGAILAGDLCLNWTDEIYSTSGLASEELVRGRRVLDTMRTQLMGGQYLDVVEAGQTWDDLPTEERVARARRVIRYKSAKYTIEHPLLIGASCAGADHGTLAALSDYGLALGEAFQLRDDLLGVFGDPERTGKPAGDDLREGKRTVLIAFTLEGMDPADLRRFRAVFGTADLSAADLAWLREQCVRSGAVDQTEKLITAQADAARRALDGAGLTDHGRAALLELIDVSTARSS; this comes from the coding sequence GTGCCCACCGCGGACCTTGAGGACCTGCGCTCCCGGATCCAGCACGCACTCGACCAGGAGCGCCGCACCCAGGAGGCCATCCTCGCGCCGCTCGGTCCGGAGATGACCGATCTGCTCGACGCGGTGTTCGCTCTGCTCAAGGGCGGCAAACGGCTGCGCGCCGGCTTCTTCTACTGGGGTTACCGGGCCGCCGGCGGTCCCGACTCGGACGCGTTGGTGCGGGCGGCGATGTCGCTCGAGGTCTTCCAGGCGGCGGCGCTGCTGCACGACGACGTGATGGACGACTCCGACGTCCGCAGGGGTATGCCGTCAGCGCATCGCCGGCTGGCGGCCGTCCACCGCGAGCGCGGCCTGGCCGGTGACGCCGACCGCTTCGGGGTGGCCGGCGCCATCCTCGCCGGCGACCTCTGCCTGAACTGGACCGACGAGATCTACTCCACGAGCGGGCTGGCGAGCGAGGAACTCGTGCGCGGCCGCCGGGTGCTGGACACCATGCGCACCCAGTTGATGGGCGGGCAGTACCTCGACGTCGTGGAGGCCGGTCAGACGTGGGACGACCTGCCCACCGAGGAACGCGTCGCCCGGGCGCGCCGGGTGATCCGCTACAAGAGCGCGAAATACACCATCGAGCACCCCTTGCTGATCGGGGCGTCCTGCGCCGGGGCCGACCACGGGACGCTGGCCGCCCTGTCCGACTACGGCCTCGCGCTCGGCGAGGCGTTCCAGTTGCGTGACGACCTGCTCGGCGTGTTCGGTGACCCCGAACGGACCGGCAAGCCGGCCGGCGACGATCTGCGGGAGGGCAAGCGGACGGTCCTGATCGCCTTCACCCTGGAGGGCATGGACCCGGCGGACCTGCGCCGCTTCCGGGCGGTGTTCGGCACCGCGGACCTGTCCGCCGCCGACCTCGCCTGGCTGCGCGAGCAGTGCGTGCGCTCGGGCGCGGTCGACCAGACCGAGAAGCTCATCACCGCGCAGGCCGACGCCGCCCGCCGGGCACTGGACGGGGCGGGGCTCACCGACCACGGCCGGGCCGCACTGCTCGAACTCATCGACGTCTCCACGGCCCGCTCGTCGTGA
- a CDS encoding phytoene desaturase family protein gives MTPGPGGPRTAVVVGAGLAGLSAALHLCGAGVDVTLLEAEDAAGGRCPDVAADGYRLELGPTVLTETHLLESVFAAVGESMADRLTLVDLDPAYVAHFPGGEVLPMHTDPDRMHRAVADFAGEREAAGYDRFVRRVQRMYDVEMPHFIDRNLDGVPSLVRPSLGRLAALRGFGRLDRLIGSHFRDERLRQAFSFQSLYVGVPPDRARGMFAVVSAMDLVHGVRYPLGGMHAIVRALVRVAQQHGVELRLGERVTAVRPAHGGYDVSTTSRSMHVDAVVLTCEPSCAATLLADPTAARPVSTPSPSCVLLAAGVPSGLAGTGHHHVHFGRSLQGALDDLTAGRPMRDPSFLVSVPTRTDPSLAPAGGDVLYALFPTPAQHGPGAALDWAALRAPYRDHMLRRLSTAGYAVDDLVGEHLLTPADWTARGLPWGTPFSAAHTFRQSGPFRQPNRLGPRLALAGSGTTPGIGVPMVLISGRLAADRVLSQHG, from the coding sequence GTGACCCCGGGGCCCGGCGGGCCCCGGACCGCGGTCGTCGTCGGTGCCGGGCTGGCGGGACTGTCCGCGGCCCTGCACCTGTGCGGCGCGGGTGTCGACGTGACGCTCCTCGAGGCCGAGGACGCCGCCGGCGGGCGCTGCCCGGACGTGGCCGCCGACGGATACCGGCTGGAGCTCGGTCCGACGGTGCTCACCGAGACCCACCTGCTGGAGTCGGTGTTCGCGGCGGTCGGCGAGTCGATGGCGGACCGGCTGACGCTGGTCGATCTCGATCCTGCGTACGTCGCGCACTTCCCGGGCGGCGAGGTCCTGCCGATGCACACCGACCCGGACCGCATGCACCGGGCCGTCGCCGACTTCGCGGGCGAGCGGGAGGCGGCCGGCTACGACCGGTTCGTGCGCCGGGTGCAGCGGATGTACGACGTCGAGATGCCGCACTTCATCGACCGCAACCTCGACGGTGTCCCCTCACTGGTCCGGCCGTCGCTCGGGCGGTTGGCCGCGCTGCGCGGCTTCGGCCGCCTCGACCGGCTGATCGGCTCGCACTTCCGCGACGAGCGCCTCCGGCAGGCGTTCAGCTTCCAGTCGTTGTATGTCGGGGTGCCACCCGATCGAGCGCGAGGGATGTTCGCCGTCGTCAGCGCCATGGACCTGGTGCACGGCGTCCGCTACCCACTGGGCGGCATGCACGCGATCGTGCGCGCCCTGGTCCGGGTGGCACAGCAGCACGGCGTCGAGCTGCGCCTGGGCGAACGGGTGACGGCGGTCCGACCGGCTCACGGCGGTTACGACGTGTCGACCACATCCCGCAGCATGCACGTCGACGCGGTCGTGCTCACCTGCGAACCATCCTGCGCTGCAACGCTTCTCGCCGACCCGACGGCGGCACGACCGGTGTCGACGCCGTCGCCGAGTTGTGTCCTGCTGGCCGCGGGCGTGCCGTCCGGACTCGCCGGCACCGGGCACCATCACGTGCACTTCGGCCGGTCCCTGCAGGGAGCGCTGGACGACCTCACCGCGGGCCGCCCGATGCGCGACCCCAGCTTCCTGGTGTCCGTGCCCACCCGGACCGACCCGTCCCTGGCGCCGGCGGGCGGCGACGTGCTCTACGCGCTCTTCCCGACACCGGCGCAGCACGGACCCGGCGCCGCACTCGACTGGGCTGCGCTGCGTGCCCCGTACCGCGACCACATGCTCCGGCGGCTCAGCACGGCCGGTTATGCCGTCGACGACCTGGTGGGCGAACACCTGCTGACGCCCGCGGACTGGACGGCGCGCGGGCTTCCCTGGGGCACACCGTTCTCCGCGGCGCACACGTTCCGGCAGAGCGGACCGTTCCGCCAGCCGAACCGGCTCGGTCCGCGGCTCGCCCTCGCCGGGTCGGGCACCACACCGGGCATCGGCGTGCCGATGGTCCTGATCAGCGGTCGCCTCGCGGCGGACCGGGTGCTGTCGCAGCATGGCTGA